The following proteins come from a genomic window of Kitasatospora sp. NBC_01246:
- a CDS encoding GNAT family N-acetyltransferase, producing the protein MTTRLERLRADHAPALLAFERENREYFARSVPDRGDDYFAAFADRHRALLAEQDTGACHFHLLVDERGELLGRVNLVDVAAGSAELGYRIGERAAGRGAATAGVEEVCRLAAAEYGLTGLTAVTTLDNPASRAVLRRTGFTVTGETVVDSRPGLRYRRGLDAPR; encoded by the coding sequence ATGACGACGAGACTGGAGCGACTGCGGGCCGACCACGCGCCGGCCCTGCTGGCCTTCGAGCGGGAGAACCGGGAGTACTTCGCCCGCTCCGTCCCCGACCGCGGGGACGACTACTTCGCGGCGTTCGCCGACCGGCACCGCGCGCTGCTCGCCGAACAGGACACCGGGGCCTGCCACTTCCACCTCCTGGTCGACGAGCGCGGCGAGCTGCTCGGCCGGGTCAACCTGGTGGACGTGGCGGCCGGGAGCGCCGAACTCGGCTACCGGATCGGCGAGCGCGCCGCCGGCCGGGGCGCGGCGACGGCGGGCGTCGAGGAGGTGTGCCGCCTGGCCGCCGCGGAGTACGGCCTGACCGGACTCACCGCCGTCACCACGCTCGACAACCCGGCGTCCAGGGCGGTGCTGCGGCGGACCGGGTTCACCGTGACCGGGGAGACCGTCGTCGACAGCCGCCCCGGTCTGC
- a CDS encoding ATP-grasp domain-containing protein yields the protein MGTARIAVVTATAAAEYDADLPLIVDALRAGGLAAEVVPWDAAAPGWGEFDLAVVRSTWDYAERLDEFLAWADTTARVTRLHNPAPVVRWNSDKRYLSVLAERGVPAVPTRFVVPGDRCDEADFDLAPGVVVKPAVSAGAQDTARYEPGRAADALRHARMLLERGRTVMVQPYLPLVEEGERALVFIAGAFSHAIRKGPVLTEPGVIDNDRMPHPGVTPYLPTEAELRTARAALAAVPAPEALLFARVDLALNDAREPVVMELELIEPNLFLRSAPQGLARLVDAVAAESRRSAG from the coding sequence ATGGGTACTGCCAGGATCGCGGTCGTCACCGCCACCGCCGCCGCGGAGTACGACGCCGACCTGCCCCTGATCGTGGACGCCTTGCGGGCGGGCGGCCTGGCGGCCGAGGTGGTGCCCTGGGACGCGGCCGCCCCGGGGTGGGGGGAGTTCGACCTGGCGGTGGTCCGGTCGACCTGGGACTACGCGGAACGCCTCGACGAGTTCCTGGCCTGGGCCGACACGACGGCCCGCGTCACCCGGCTGCACAACCCGGCCCCGGTGGTGCGCTGGAACAGCGACAAGCGCTATCTGTCGGTGCTCGCCGAGCGCGGCGTCCCGGCCGTGCCGACACGGTTCGTCGTCCCCGGCGACCGCTGCGACGAGGCGGACTTCGACCTGGCCCCGGGGGTGGTGGTCAAGCCCGCCGTCTCGGCCGGGGCGCAGGACACCGCCCGCTACGAGCCCGGCCGGGCCGCCGACGCGCTCCGCCACGCCCGGATGCTGCTGGAGCGGGGGCGGACGGTGATGGTGCAGCCGTACCTGCCGCTGGTGGAGGAGGGGGAACGCGCGCTGGTCTTCATCGCGGGAGCCTTCAGCCACGCGATCCGCAAGGGGCCCGTGCTGACCGAGCCCGGGGTGATCGACAACGACCGGATGCCCCACCCCGGCGTCACCCCGTACCTGCCGACCGAGGCGGAACTGCGCACCGCCCGAGCGGCGTTGGCGGCCGTCCCGGCCCCGGAGGCCCTGCTGTTCGCGCGGGTGGACCTGGCGCTGAACGACGCCCGCGAGCCGGTGGTGATGGAACTGGAGCTGATCGAGCCGAACCTGTTCCT